DNA from Armatimonadota bacterium:
CAGGCGGCCGAAGCGGTGCTGCGCACCATCGGCAAGAACGTGCGCACCGGCCAGTAACCGCCTGATCTTACGTTATTCACGAAGCGGCCCCCGAAGATCATCTCCGGGGGCCGTTTTGTGCGCGCCGTCAGTCGGCCATCATCCACCGCACAGCGCCCGTGCCCGCAGGTCTGCGTTACGGTAGACCTCGTCCGCATCCTGCCCCGGGAACTGCCCGTCCTCCATGACCACAGCCCCATCCACCACGGTCATCCGCACATCCGAAGCACCCGCGGAATACACCAGGTGGGAGCATATGTTGTGCACCGGATTCAGGTGTGGCGCGGCGAAGCTCACCAGGGCCAGGTCAGCCCGCTTTCCGGGTTCCAGTGTGCCGACCAGATGATCAATGCCCAGCGCTTTCGCCGCGTCGCGGGTGGCCATTTCCAGAGCGCGCCGGGCAGGAACCACCGTGGGATCGCCCGTGCGACCTTTGTGGATGAGAGCAGCGAGGTGCATTTCCTCGAACATGTCCAGGTTGTTATTCGAAGCCGCGCCGTCGGTCCCGAGCCCGACCACTGCACCCGCTGCCAACAGATCGGGCACGCGGGCGAATCCGCTGCCGAGTTTCATATTGCTGCTTGGGCAGTGCACCACACCTGCCTGCCGCTCAGCGAGTATCTCGATGTCTCTGTCATCCAGCCAGACGCAGTGGGCCAGCGCCGTCTTCACCTGCAGGAAACCGAGGCTGTCCAGATACTGGACGGGGCTCATCCCGTGCTCGCGCTGGGAATCATCGTACTCCCGGCTGGTCTCGGCAACATGAATGTGCAGAGGCAGGTCGTGCGCGATGGCTTCCTGCAGCGCTCTTTCAAGCAGTGGGCGCGGGCAGGTGTAAGGCGCGTGGGGGCCCAGCATGGGATGCAGCCGGCTGTGGCCCTCTTCGCGAATGCTGACCACGAACTCCATAGCCTTCTCCAGCATCCCGAAGGGGTCATCGAGAAAGCCCAGCATCACCCCGGATGGGCAAGCCCGGATCAGGCCATCTTCAGCCGCCTGTGCCGCGGTGCGGTCGAAGTGGTACATGTCATTGAAACAGGTGCAGCCGCCGCGCAGGAGTTCGAGCACACCCAGACGCGTACCCCAGTAGACATCATCGGCAACCAGCTTTTTCTCGGCCGGCCAGATGCGCTCTTCCAGCCACGGCTTGAGCGGCATATCATCGGCGAATCCGCGGAACAGCGTCATCGCAAGATGGGTATGAGCGTTGATAAGCCCGGGCATAACCACACAGCCGGAACCATCGATCACCCGGTCCACGGGGACCTCCGGCGCAGTGGCCGCGCAGCCGGCATAGGTGATCTCTCGCCCATCCCATTGGAC
Protein-coding regions in this window:
- a CDS encoding amidohydrolase encodes the protein MSVVRIEGAAVLTMVEGQDPVPGGVVQWDGREITYAGCAATAPEVPVDRVIDGSGCVVMPGLINAHTHLAMTLFRGFADDMPLKPWLEERIWPAEKKLVADDVYWGTRLGVLELLRGGCTCFNDMYHFDRTAAQAAEDGLIRACPSGVMLGFLDDPFGMLEKAMEFVVSIREEGHSRLHPMLGPHAPYTCPRPLLERALQEAIAHDLPLHIHVAETSREYDDSQREHGMSPVQYLDSLGFLQVKTALAHCVWLDDRDIEILAERQAGVVHCPSSNMKLGSGFARVPDLLAAGAVVGLGTDGAASNNNLDMFEEMHLAALIHKGRTGDPTVVPARRALEMATRDAAKALGIDHLVGTLEPGKRADLALVSFAAPHLNPVHNICSHLVYSAGASDVRMTVVDGAVVMEDGQFPGQDADEVYRNADLRARALCGG